In Hyphomicrobium denitrificans 1NES1, one DNA window encodes the following:
- a CDS encoding PleD family two-component system response regulator, giving the protein MTARVLVVDDILANVKLLEARLQAEYFEVLTANSGQQALDLLERESVDVVLLDVMMPGMDGFETCRRIKASHATHHIPVVMVTALDQPTDKVQGLESGADDFLTKPVDDIALVTRVKNLARLKMLNDEMMMRASTGRDMGIPDDGSYARALSARSGRVLLVDDHPRSAARLLEVLSKANDAFAERDIHAALTKLTESNFDLLVVSLSLQSADGLRLCSQVRSVERTRHLPIIMLVEPGDEARLLRGLDMGVNDYLMRPIDRHELLARVKTQIKRKRHSDFLRHRLAESVELSVTDSLTGLHNRRYLEGHLRTLVSEAIRTGRSLSMLVADIDHFKAVNDTYGHDAGDAVLKEFSVRLKRNTRGVDLACRLGGEEFVIIMPDTDLERAYQIGERLRACVAADEFAIDRAQSVRVTASVGIGTLESPQDTPESMFKRADNALYTAKRRGRNRVVSDAA; this is encoded by the coding sequence ATGACCGCCCGCGTACTCGTCGTCGATGACATTCTCGCTAACGTGAAGCTACTCGAGGCGCGGCTGCAAGCCGAGTACTTTGAGGTGTTGACGGCGAATAGCGGTCAGCAGGCGCTCGACCTGTTGGAACGCGAAAGCGTCGACGTCGTGCTGCTTGATGTCATGATGCCTGGAATGGATGGGTTTGAAACCTGCCGCCGCATCAAGGCGAGCCACGCCACCCATCACATCCCGGTCGTGATGGTCACCGCGCTCGACCAGCCCACCGATAAGGTGCAGGGCCTCGAAAGCGGTGCGGATGATTTCCTGACGAAGCCCGTCGACGATATTGCTTTGGTGACGCGCGTTAAAAACCTTGCGCGCCTCAAAATGCTCAACGACGAGATGATGATGCGGGCCTCGACGGGCAGGGACATGGGAATCCCCGACGACGGCTCCTATGCCCGCGCCCTGTCGGCGCGTTCCGGCCGGGTTCTGCTTGTGGATGACCATCCGCGCTCGGCCGCACGCCTGCTTGAGGTGCTTTCGAAAGCCAATGACGCCTTTGCGGAGCGCGACATACATGCGGCATTGACCAAGCTCACGGAAAGCAATTTTGATTTGCTGGTTGTCAGCCTGTCATTGCAAAGCGCCGACGGGCTGAGACTGTGCTCGCAAGTGCGCTCCGTCGAGCGCACGCGGCACTTGCCGATCATCATGCTGGTGGAGCCCGGTGATGAAGCGCGCTTGCTGCGCGGGCTCGATATGGGCGTGAACGACTATCTGATGCGCCCGATTGATCGGCATGAGCTGCTCGCTCGCGTCAAAACGCAGATCAAGCGCAAGCGGCACTCGGATTTTTTGAGGCACCGGCTGGCGGAAAGCGTCGAGCTGTCGGTCACCGACTCGCTAACCGGGCTGCACAACAGGCGCTATTTGGAGGGCCATCTCAGGACACTCGTCTCCGAAGCCATCCGTACGGGCCGTAGCCTATCGATGCTGGTTGCGGACATCGATCATTTCAAAGCGGTCAACGACACTTACGGCCACGATGCGGGCGATGCGGTGCTGAAAGAATTTTCGGTGCGTCTGAAGCGCAACACGCGGGGCGTCGATCTCGCCTGCCGTCTCGGAGGCGAAGAGTTCGTCATTATCATGCCGGATACCGATCTTGAACGCGCCTATCAGATTGGCGAACGTTTGCGCGCCTGCGTTGCTGCCGACGAATTTGCAATCGATCGTGCCCAGAGCGTTCGTGTAACAGCGAGCGTCGGCATCGGGACGCTCGAAAGCCCGCAAGATACACCCGAATCCATGTTCAAACGCGCCGACAACGCGCTCTACACGGCCAAGCGCCGCGGCCGGAACCGGGTCGTTTCCGACGCTGCCTAA
- a CDS encoding response regulator, translated as MTYQETRTNVERRGAEARLAAQSVLIVEDNELNMKLFNDLLLAHGYKTIQTRNGFEALELARKHRPDLILMDIQLPEVSGLEVTKWLKDDDELCLIPIVAVTAFAMKGDEERIRSGGCEAYVSKPISVMTFLETVRKFIGPSKS; from the coding sequence ATGACGTACCAGGAAACCAGAACCAACGTCGAGCGCCGCGGGGCCGAAGCGCGGCTGGCGGCACAGTCGGTCCTGATCGTCGAGGACAACGAGCTCAACATGAAGCTCTTCAACGATCTGCTCCTGGCGCACGGCTATAAGACGATCCAGACCCGTAATGGCTTCGAAGCTCTGGAACTGGCGCGCAAGCATCGCCCCGATCTTATTCTGATGGACATTCAGCTCCCAGAGGTCTCCGGACTCGAGGTCACAAAATGGCTCAAGGACGACGACGAACTCTGCCTGATTCCGATCGTGGCCGTTACGGCGTTTGCAATGAAGGGTGACGAGGAGCGGATCAGGTCAGGCGGCTGTGAAGCCTATGTCTCTAAGCCGATTTCGGTGATGACCTTTCTTGAGACCGTCCGCAAGTTCATAGGTCCATCGAAATCGTAA
- a CDS encoding DUF3572 domain-containing protein has translation MSRLKPERITSDNAEAIALEALGFLADDPQRLSRFLSLTGMEPVHLRATAKTREFQDAVLEYMLGDESLLLMFCQDAGIDPMAIASAHALLNGNR, from the coding sequence ATGTCACGGCTGAAACCCGAGCGAATCACATCGGACAATGCAGAGGCCATCGCATTAGAGGCGTTGGGCTTTCTGGCGGACGATCCGCAGCGCCTGTCGCGCTTTCTGTCGCTGACAGGCATGGAGCCGGTACACTTGCGCGCAACGGCAAAAACCCGGGAATTTCAAGATGCCGTGCTCGAATACATGCTGGGCGATGAGAGCCTTCTGCTGATGTTCTGCCAGGACGCCGGCATCGACCCCATGGCCATTGCATCAGCCCATGCATTGCTGAACGGGAACCGCTAA
- a CDS encoding cell envelope integrity EipB family protein, translated as MTSRFEVSTRSAFAVLIGLAWSYPASADEPVHFAPHRAVYELSLADSTAGAGVSGVSGRMVYELNGSQCDGYTQNMRFVTVMTNQEGTETLSDLRNSSWEDADGKKLRFSSTQYQNDELADASQGDAARSKGSTPVVGVDLVKPSKKRVSLPNDIYFPMQHASTLVQAAKNGVKLFTANLYDGSEKGEKYYLTSTAIGNEYAPGAKPLSPTFKGADKLAGVPSWPMSISYFDAGKDQEDQLPAYELSFRYFEDGVTSDLKIDYGEFAIKGELKELTFLDPGKCPASASVH; from the coding sequence ATGACCAGCCGGTTTGAAGTCAGCACCCGGAGCGCGTTCGCAGTTCTCATCGGCTTAGCATGGAGCTATCCGGCCTCGGCCGATGAGCCGGTGCATTTTGCGCCGCACCGCGCAGTCTATGAACTCTCGCTTGCCGACTCGACAGCCGGAGCCGGCGTGTCGGGCGTTTCAGGCCGGATGGTCTATGAGCTGAACGGTTCCCAGTGCGACGGCTACACGCAGAACATGCGCTTCGTAACGGTGATGACCAATCAGGAAGGAACCGAAACGCTCAGCGATCTCAGGAATTCGAGCTGGGAAGACGCCGATGGCAAGAAGCTCAGATTTTCATCGACCCAGTACCAGAATGATGAGCTGGCGGACGCGAGCCAGGGCGACGCTGCGCGATCGAAAGGTTCGACGCCTGTCGTCGGCGTCGATCTCGTCAAGCCTTCAAAGAAGCGCGTGTCGCTGCCGAACGATATCTATTTCCCGATGCAGCACGCATCGACGCTCGTCCAAGCGGCGAAGAATGGCGTGAAGCTGTTCACTGCCAATCTCTATGATGGCTCCGAGAAGGGCGAAAAATATTACCTGACGAGTACCGCCATCGGGAACGAGTATGCGCCGGGTGCCAAGCCGCTGTCGCCGACCTTCAAAGGCGCCGACAAGTTGGCAGGCGTTCCGTCGTGGCCGATGTCAATCAGCTATTTCGATGCCGGCAAGGACCAGGAAGATCAGCTTCCGGCCTACGAGCTGTCGTTTCGCTATTTCGAGGACGGCGTAACGAGCGATCTGAAGATCGACTACGGTGAGTTCGCGATCAAGGGTGAGCTCAAGGAGCTGACGTTTCTCGATCCGGGCAAGTGTCCGGCATCGGCCAGCGTCCACTAA
- a CDS encoding RidA family protein → MSDVEQRLADLGLKLPEAPQPVANYVPHIVSGNQLFISGQIAKDDAGRVLTGLLGADVSIEDGRTAARYAALSLLAQAKAALGSLDRVVQVLRVTGFVASAPGFYEQPAVINGASDLLVAALGDAGRHTRSAVGVANLPLNTCVEIDAILKIR, encoded by the coding sequence ATGTCGGATGTGGAACAGCGCCTTGCGGATCTGGGTCTGAAACTACCGGAAGCTCCGCAACCCGTCGCGAATTATGTGCCTCACATTGTGTCCGGCAATCAATTGTTTATATCGGGACAGATCGCAAAGGACGATGCGGGACGCGTGTTAACCGGCCTGCTCGGAGCGGATGTGTCGATCGAGGACGGTCGCACGGCTGCCCGGTACGCAGCGCTCAGTCTTCTGGCGCAGGCTAAGGCCGCGCTCGGCAGCCTTGATCGCGTCGTCCAGGTTTTGCGGGTGACCGGGTTTGTTGCCTCGGCACCGGGCTTTTACGAGCAGCCGGCGGTGATCAACGGTGCTTCGGACCTGCTCGTCGCCGCCCTTGGCGACGCGGGACGGCATACGCGATCTGCCGTCGGTGTCGCAAACCTCCCGCTCAACACCTGCGTCGAAATCGACGCCATTCTGAAAATCCGCTGA
- a CDS encoding glycerophosphodiester phosphodiesterase family protein, with product MLDRTAFLRPIAHRGLHNAKRGIVENTAPAFEAAIAIGYGIECDVRPAAEGLPVVFHDEALARLVAGRGPVAKVTERQLQSLRHRVGGAPILKFTELLEVVSGCVPLLVEIKSEWQPPQKSFLGKLAAAASAYRGPIALMSFDPAIMTVIRTLAPNVPRGVISGSYIGSGWWSRKISAKRAAALRDLLESGPVAPDFYAYDVNALPTPVTEYARLVQGLPLFTWTVRTAKQRRIAANSADAMIFESFEP from the coding sequence ATGCTGGACCGCACAGCATTCCTACGTCCGATTGCGCATCGTGGATTACATAATGCCAAGCGCGGCATCGTCGAAAATACCGCCCCCGCTTTTGAGGCGGCAATCGCGATAGGCTACGGCATCGAGTGCGACGTGCGTCCGGCGGCCGAAGGCCTGCCGGTCGTATTCCACGACGAAGCGCTGGCGCGCCTCGTCGCGGGGCGCGGGCCGGTCGCCAAGGTCACGGAACGGCAGCTTCAATCGCTTCGCCACCGCGTCGGTGGCGCGCCGATCCTCAAGTTTACGGAATTGCTCGAAGTAGTTTCGGGATGCGTTCCCTTGCTCGTCGAGATCAAGAGCGAATGGCAGCCGCCGCAGAAATCGTTTCTCGGTAAGCTTGCAGCGGCGGCATCAGCCTATCGCGGGCCGATCGCGCTGATGTCGTTCGATCCCGCAATCATGACCGTCATTCGAACCCTCGCGCCGAACGTGCCCCGCGGCGTGATATCGGGCAGCTACATCGGTTCCGGATGGTGGTCGCGAAAGATCAGTGCGAAACGCGCGGCGGCGCTGCGTGATCTGCTGGAGTCTGGCCCTGTCGCGCCGGATTTTTATGCCTACGATGTGAACGCGCTCCCGACGCCGGTCACGGAATACGCGCGGCTGGTGCAAGGTCTTCCACTGTTCACGTGGACGGTTCGGACTGCGAAACAACGGCGAATTGCGGCGAATTCGGCCGATGCGATGATTTTCGAGAGTTTCGAGCCCTAG
- a CDS encoding GNAT family N-acetyltransferase, with translation MPTSSDAVVKFVPSIAAVDGRQWDACANPHPKVFNPFVSHAFLKALEDSRSVGRGSGWLPRHLILENEDGSIAAAAPAYIKSHSQGEYVFDHGWAEAYEQAGGRYYPKLQIAVPFTPVPGPRLLVKPGPRACADEQLLATAAIEIARQGGLSSVHLTFLSADAAERLRALGFLTRTGQQFHWQNRDYESFDDFLASLASRKRKTIRKEREAAIAPGIEIEHVTGSGITEAHWDAMFEFYMDTGNRKWGRPYLNRAFFSELGRAMPDSCLLVLAKRSGRHIAGALNLIGGDCLYGRYWGATEHHPSLHFEVCYYQAIDFAIRQKLARVEAGAQGEHKLARGYLPVETYSAHWLSDPGLHRAVERFLIKEREMVTQYTADLTELGPYRKDEA, from the coding sequence ATGCCGACCTCGTCCGACGCTGTCGTGAAATTCGTGCCATCGATTGCAGCCGTCGACGGACGGCAATGGGACGCTTGTGCAAATCCCCATCCAAAGGTTTTCAATCCGTTTGTCTCGCATGCGTTTCTGAAGGCGCTTGAAGACTCGCGCTCGGTCGGCCGTGGAAGCGGCTGGCTGCCGCGCCATCTCATCCTTGAAAACGAAGACGGCTCGATCGCTGCGGCGGCACCCGCCTACATCAAATCCCACAGCCAGGGCGAATACGTATTCGATCACGGATGGGCCGAAGCCTACGAGCAAGCCGGTGGGCGCTATTATCCGAAGCTGCAGATTGCCGTTCCGTTCACGCCAGTTCCAGGTCCGCGGCTGTTGGTCAAGCCAGGCCCGCGCGCCTGCGCGGACGAGCAGCTTCTCGCCACAGCGGCAATCGAGATCGCGCGCCAGGGCGGGCTTTCGTCCGTGCATCTGACGTTTCTCTCGGCCGATGCCGCCGAGCGTCTGCGAGCGCTTGGCTTCCTGACGCGCACCGGGCAACAGTTTCATTGGCAAAATCGCGACTATGAATCATTCGACGACTTCCTCGCGAGCCTCGCCTCGCGCAAACGCAAAACGATCCGGAAAGAGCGCGAAGCCGCCATCGCGCCGGGAATCGAGATCGAGCACGTCACCGGCAGCGGCATCACCGAAGCGCACTGGGATGCGATGTTTGAGTTCTACATGGACACGGGCAATCGCAAGTGGGGAAGGCCGTACCTCAACCGTGCGTTTTTCTCGGAGCTTGGACGGGCGATGCCGGATAGCTGCCTGCTCGTCCTCGCGAAGCGTAGCGGCCGCCATATCGCAGGGGCTTTGAACCTCATCGGCGGCGATTGTCTTTATGGACGTTATTGGGGCGCCACCGAGCACCATCCATCTCTGCACTTTGAGGTCTGCTACTATCAGGCGATTGATTTTGCCATCCGCCAGAAGCTGGCGCGCGTCGAGGCGGGCGCCCAGGGCGAGCACAAGCTGGCACGCGGCTACCTTCCCGTCGAGACTTATTCGGCCCACTGGCTTTCGGATCCGGGCCTTCATCGCGCCGTCGAGCGCTTCCTGATCAAGGAGCGCGAGATGGTTACGCAATATACTGCCGACTTGACCGAGCTTGGTCCCTATCGCAAAGACGAAGCCTAA
- a CDS encoding HIT family protein, whose amino-acid sequence MSYDPNNIFAKILRGEIPSHKVYENADAIVFMDVMPQSPGHALILPKAPSRNLLDADPAVLAKIIPLVQKVAVAAKSAFNADGVSIAQFNEAAGGQTVFHLHFHIIPRYEGQPLKTHARNMEDNAVLAANAEKLKAALAG is encoded by the coding sequence ATGTCCTATGATCCAAACAACATCTTCGCGAAGATCCTGCGCGGCGAAATCCCCTCCCATAAGGTCTACGAAAATGCCGATGCCATCGTCTTCATGGATGTGATGCCGCAATCGCCGGGGCACGCGCTCATCCTGCCGAAGGCACCGTCTCGCAATCTGCTCGACGCCGACCCGGCCGTGCTCGCCAAGATCATTCCGCTCGTGCAGAAGGTGGCGGTCGCGGCCAAATCGGCGTTCAATGCCGACGGCGTCAGCATTGCGCAGTTCAACGAGGCTGCAGGCGGGCAGACCGTCTTCCACCTGCACTTTCACATCATTCCGCGTTACGAGGGCCAGCCGCTCAAAACGCACGCCCGCAACATGGAGGACAACGCCGTTCTCGCCGCAAATGCCGAAAAGCTGAAGGCAGCGCTCGCCGGATAG